The Gouania willdenowi chromosome 7, fGouWil2.1, whole genome shotgun sequence genome includes a window with the following:
- the LOC114467585 gene encoding dnaJ homolog subfamily C member 16-like produces the protein MMKMKMMMMSPLAAVLLLLSGLMAGPSQAGPEIMDPYKILGVTRSANQAEIKKVYKRLAKEWHPDKNKNPGAEDMFIKITKSYEILSSEDKRANYDRYGQTDDTQPYGSNYYGHRHNNFYFDESFNFPFNGKNQRDFTDSKYTLHFNQYVTEVVPDSYQRPYLVKITSDWCFSCIHIEPVWKEVVQEMESLGVGVGVVDVGYERRLANHLGAHRTPSILGVINGKVTFFHYAVAKEHLRQFVEDLLPQRLVERVTDQNDLQFLSSWHEVNKPHMLLFDQVPSVPLLYKLTAFAYKDYMQFGYVDQGLSETANLQKQFNINTYAPTMLVFKENIDKPADIIQAKGLKKAIIDEFMSNNKFLLAPRLVNQKVFDELCPVKQFHRRRKYCVLLITGDEETFSVGKQAFLTLASTNTREVVRFAYVYQHLQQPLCDVLMQNKDSPQSSPQVVILERRNAAGKVFYKPVTAWNGSDEDQQRLLDELERLQKDPSILVHDAVLPELINEFASIFVVRWIYASYDYLLEVIDDILHNNWREMMPLLSLIFSALFILFGTVVIQAFSDSSDDKQNKPRARDGIKTDNGASESSGTSSRPPKKNFVEVTELTDITYMSNLVKLRPGHMNIVLVLSDASKNILLSKFAKEVYSFTGNQSLHFSFLNVDKHSVWMNTLLEYARDAMQLDADEDDGGNRKIDYAGFVLALNGHKKYLCLFKPVYTGEDLSSKSSEDEGALSGSRSRSSARDDHAPRKTSRSRTISTLQLHHKLDRLGLWMERLMEGTLPRYYVPAWPGIEKITSPK, from the exons atgatgaagatgaagatgatgatgatgtctcCATTGGCTGCAGTTCTGCTCCTCCTCTCTGGGCTGATGGCTGGACCAAGCCAGGCTGGGCCTGAGATCATGGACCCATATAAGATACTGGGTGTAACCAGGAGCGCCAACCAGGCTGAGATCAAGAAGGTCTACAAGCGTCTCGCTAAAGAGTG GCAtccagacaaaaacaaaaacccaggAGCTGAGGACATGTTTATCAAGATAACTAAATCATATGAG ATTCTGTCCAGTGAGGACAAACGTGCCAACTACGACCGCTACGGGCAGACCGATGACACGCAGCCCTACGGCAGCAACTATTACGGCCATCGTCACAACAACTTCTACTTTGACGAGTCCTTCAACTTTCCGTTCAACGGCAAGAACCAGAGAGACTTCACCGACAGCAAGTACACGCTGCACTTTAACCAGTACGTGACCGAGGTGGTGCCCGACAGCTACCAGAGGCCGTACCTGGTAAAGATCACCTCTGATTGGTGCTTCAGCTGCATCCACATAGAACCTGTGTGGAAGGAGGTGGTGCAGGAGATggagagtttag GTGTTGGAGTCGGAGTGGTGGATGTTGGCTATGAGAGAAGGTTAGCCAATCACCTCGGTGCCCACCGCACACCATCCATACTGGGAGTTATCAATGgcaaagtcacatttttccaCTACGCTGTTGCGAAGGAGCATTTGAGGCAGTTTGTGGAGGACCTTCTCCCTCAGAGGCTGGTGGAGCGG GTCACAGATCAGAACGACCTGCAGTTCTTGAGCAGCTGGCACGAAGTCAACAAGCCACACATGCTTCTGTTTGATCAAGTGCCTTCAGTTCCTCTACTTTACAAA CTGACAGCGTTTGCCTATAAGGACTACATGCAGTTTGGTTATGTGGACCAGGGCCTCTCAGAGACCGCCAATCTGCAAAAGCAGTTCAACATCAACACGTATGCACCCACCATGCTGGTTTTCAAAGAGAATATTGACAAGCCCGCAGACATTATACAG GCGAAAGGCTTGAAAAAAGCAATAATTGACGAGTTCATGTCCAACAACAAGTTTCTCCTGGCACCTCGGCTTGTGAATCAGAAGGTCTTTGATGAACTCTGTCCTGTCAAACAGTTCCACAGACGCAGGAA ATACTGCGTCCTGCTAATCACTGGGGATGAGGAGACCTTCTCCGTTGGAAAACAAGCCTTTCTCACTCTGGCTTCTACCAACACCAGGGAGGTGGTGAGGTTTGCCTACGTGTACCAGCATCTACAGCAACCACTGTGTGATGTCCTCATGCAGAACAAGGACAGCCCTCAGTCATCTCCTCAG GTGGTGATCTTGGAGCGCCGTAATGCTGCAGGAAAGGTGTTTTACAAACCTGTCACTGCCTGGAACGGCAGCGACGAGGACCAGCAGCGTCTCCTGGACGAGCTGGAGCGTCTCCAAAAGGACCCGTCCATCCTCGTCCATGACGCGGTCCTGCCTGAACTCATCAATGAGTTCGCTTCT ATTTTCGTGGTCCGGTGGATTTATGCATCGTACGATTACCTCCTTGAAGTCATTGACGACATCCTGCACAACAACTG GCGTGAGATGATGCCTCTCCTGTCTCTCATCTTCTCTGCCCTGTTCATCCTGTTTGGAACTGTGGTCATCCAGGCTTTCAG TGACTCGAGTGATGACAAGCAGAACAAACCAAGAGCAAGAGAtggaataaaaacagacaacgGAGCATCAGAGAGCAGCGGTACTTCAAG CCGGCCTCCTAAGAAGAACTTTGTGGAGGTGACGGAGCTGACCGACATCACCTACATGAGCAACCTGGTGAAGCTGAGACCAGGACACATGAACATTGTCCTGGTGCTCAGCGACGCCTCCAAGAACATCCTCCTCAGCAAGTTCGCCAAAGAGGTTTATTCCTTCACTGG GAACCAGTCGCTGCATTTTTCCTTCCTTAACGTGGACAAACACAGTGTGTGGATGAACACTCTGCTGGAGTACGCTCGGGACGCCATGCAGCTAGACGCCGACGAGGACGACGGAGGGAATCGCAAAATCGACTACGCGGGATTCGTGCTGGCACTTAACGGACACAAAAAGTATCTGTGCTTGTTCAAGCCTGTCTATACAGGTGAAGACCTCAGCAGTAAGTCGTCTGAGGATGAAGGTGCTTTGTCAGGGAGCAGGTCCAGGTCCAGTGCCCGTGACGACCACGCGCCACGCAAGACCAGTCGATCCCGCACCATATCTACCCTGCAGCTCCACCACAAACTGGACCGTCTAGGCTTGTGGATGGAACGGCTCATGGAGGGAA